The Tessaracoccus flavus genome includes the window CTTCGTCGCGATGGTGCTGGCTCAGGACACCGAGTACATGCTGCTGGACGAGCCGCTCAACAACCTCGACGTCTCCCACGCGCACGCGATGCTCCGCACACTGCGCCGCGCCGCCGACGAGCTCGGCAAGACGGTGGTGATCGTCGTCCACGACATCAACTACGCGTCGTGCTGGGCCGACCAGATCGTGGCGATGAAGGACGGCCGCATCCGAAAGGTCGGGAGCCCGCGCGAGATCGTGCAGCGGGAACTCCTGCGTGAGGTCTTCGACCTCGACATCGAGGTTGCGGAGTTCGCCGGCCACCCGATCGCGCACTTCTACCTGCCGGTGCCGGTGTGTAGCAACTGCAACGGGGCCTCCTGCGGTACGTGCTGTCTCGACGGCGCCCGCGAGTCGTCCGGCCCCATACCCGTCAGCCTCAGCGCGGGAGCCCAGCGGAGGTAAAGCGCTCGGCCCCTATCAATTGACGCCCCCTTCGTTTAGTGTCGAGGCACGACAACGACTCGAGGCACCCAATGAAGCTCCGCTCCCTCATCGTCTCTCTTGCCTCCGGCGCGCTCATTGCCACGGGCCTCATAGTTCCTCCCGCGCACGCGGTTGACCCGGTGGTGCGCGTATCGTGTCCCGCCGTCGCGGCCGTCAACAAGGCCCTCGGCACGACCACGCTTACTCATCTGACGTCGAGGCTGGACGCATGCTCCTACGCCTCCCAGCCGATCGCGCACTCCACGGATGCCCAGCTCATCATGGTGCTCGACAGGGGCACCCCAGCGGACACCCAACGGGCCATCGAGGACGGCTGGCCCAATGACTACCCCTACTCCTTCAGCCCCGTCCCGGTGCCGGAACTCGGCGCGGGCGCCTTCTGGTGGGCCGACGCCAGCCCGATGATGGCGCACTGGCAGGTGTCGCCCGGTCTGGTCGGTTTACTCACCGGCGGGCTCCTCACCCCCCAGAACCTCGCGGCCACCGCCAGACTTTTCAGGCCCATGATGGAGGTCTACACCGTCCCCGGTGAGCACACCGTCAACGGTCGCAGGTGGCGCACCACCTGCGAGGACTACTCGCAGACCGAGCGTTGCCGAACGGAGATCTGGGCCACCGTCATCACGGTAGTGGGCGGACGATACCTGCGCACTGACGGATGGGCGTTCAACTCGCTCACCTACCGCTGGTCGGACCGCACTCTCTGGAAGACCAATCCCCTCGGCGACACCGGCTCGTGGACGTCCACAGACGGGCGCCAGTGGAAGACCGAGTGCGACAACGCCGCCAGCGGGCGTGGAGCCTGCCGCTCCTACCGGATGACCACCGTCGTCGGCTGGACCGGATCTGCCTACAAGCAGGAGAACAAGTGGGTGCTCAACAATCAGGTGCTCTTCACCTGAGATAGCCCTGCGTCGTTGTCAGGCGCCGTTCCAATAGGCTTCTACGGCGCGGGCGAGGTACCACGGGTCGTCGACGCCGCAGAGCTCGCGCGCGGAATGCATCGACAGAAGGCCCACACCCACGTCGACGGTCGTGATGCCGAGACGGGTAGCTGTGATGGGCCCGATCGTCGAGCCACACGGCACGGCGTTGCTCGAGACGAACGGCTGGGTGGGTACATCGGCCGCCGCGCACGCGCGCATCCAGAGAGCCGCGCCCACGCCGTCGGTGGCGTAGCGCTGGTTGGCGTTGAGCTTCAGCAGCGGTCCCCGGTTGGGAAGGGGCTTGTTGATCGGGTCGTGATGGTTGGGGTAATTGGGGTGCACGACGTGTCCGGTGTCGGCGGAGATGCACGACGACCGGGCGTACATGGCGCGGGTCGCGTCGAGGGCCAGCCCGTAGCCGGCCGCGATGCGCTCTAGAACGTCCTGGAGGATGGGGCCAGCGGCACCCGTCGTGGTGGCCGAGCCGACCTCCTCGTGGTCGAAGGCCGCGAACACGGCGACGTCACTGCCCGCCTGGAGATCCTCGACCGCGCTGAGAGCGCCGTGGGTGCACGCCAGGTTGTCGAGACGACCCGACGCCAGGAACTCCTTCTCCATCCCGATCACCGCGGGGCGCTGGGTGTCGTAGACGAACAGGTCGTGCAGGGCCACATCGTCGGGCGAAACCTCGATCGGCTCACACAGGTGGTCGAGCAGACTGCCGGGCATCTCGATCGCCAGGACCGGCTGCGTGCTGGTCTGCTTGTCGAGCTTGAGCGCGTCGTTGACGCCCCGGTCCAGGTGGACTGCGAGCTGTGGGATGCGCGCGACCGGTCCCGTCCGGACGAGGTGCGATACGCCGTCGCGGGTCACGACGCGGCCGGCGATGCCGAGGTCGCGGTCCAGCCAACTGTTGAGCAGCGGGCCCCCGTAGACCTCCACGCCGACCTGGGTCCAGCCGGCGCTGCGAATCGGGTCCCCCGGCTTCACCTTGAAGCTTGGCGAGTCGGTGTGGGTGCCGACGATTCGGAAGCCGGACCGTTCGGCGAGCTCCTCGGGCGCGACCCACGCGATCACGGCGCCGTCACGCAGCACGAACCGGCGTCCCGACACCGACGACCAGGACTGTGCCGGGTCAGCCTGCTCGAATCCGGCCTGACGAAGACGCTCCGCGATCGCTGCCGCGGCATGGAGCGAGGTCGGTGATTCCGCGACGAAGTCGGCGAGGGAGTCGATGTGTTCGGAGGCAGTGTTGAGCATGGTCCACACCTTACCGAGGCCCCCGCTGCGGTGACCGCGGCGTGGGCGCCGACGGTTCTCGATGGGCCGGATCCGCGGGTGGCGAGTGTGGC containing:
- a CDS encoding ABC transporter ATP-binding protein, whose translation is MIEVKEVTKAYGKSVVVDNVSLNLRSGGLTAIVGANGAGKSTLLSMIARLLPIDAGAIQVADYDVTTGDSRELARKLAILRQTNELQSRLTVADLVAFGRYPHSGGRLTAEDREKVDEAIGWMDLTALRDRFLDEMSGGQRQRAFVAMVLAQDTEYMLLDEPLNNLDVSHAHAMLRTLRRAADELGKTVVIVVHDINYASCWADQIVAMKDGRIRKVGSPREIVQRELLREVFDLDIEVAEFAGHPIAHFYLPVPVCSNCNGASCGTCCLDGARESSGPIPVSLSAGAQRR
- a CDS encoding M18 family aminopeptidase — protein: MLNTASEHIDSLADFVAESPTSLHAAAAIAERLRQAGFEQADPAQSWSSVSGRRFVLRDGAVIAWVAPEELAERSGFRIVGTHTDSPSFKVKPGDPIRSAGWTQVGVEVYGGPLLNSWLDRDLGIAGRVVTRDGVSHLVRTGPVARIPQLAVHLDRGVNDALKLDKQTSTQPVLAIEMPGSLLDHLCEPIEVSPDDVALHDLFVYDTQRPAVIGMEKEFLASGRLDNLACTHGALSAVEDLQAGSDVAVFAAFDHEEVGSATTTGAAGPILQDVLERIAAGYGLALDATRAMYARSSCISADTGHVVHPNYPNHHDPINKPLPNRGPLLKLNANQRYATDGVGAALWMRACAAADVPTQPFVSSNAVPCGSTIGPITATRLGITTVDVGVGLLSMHSARELCGVDDPWYLARAVEAYWNGA